ATATGAGCAAGACAACGAACAGATTTGCGCCGGAAGTACGCGAGCGAGCGATCCGGATGGTGCTGGATCACGAGCGGGATTACCCATCGCGCTGGGCCGCGGTGGTATCGATTGCCGAGAAGATCGGCTGCTCACCGCCGACGCTGCATGAGTGGGTAAAGAAGGCTGAGGTCGACAGCGGTAAGCGGGCGGGTGTCCCAACCGAAGTTGCCGACAGGGTGAAGGCACTGGAACGCGAGGTTCGCGAACTGCGGCAGGCCAATGAGATTCTCCGCAAGGCATCGGCATATTTTGCTCAGGCGGAGCTCGACCGCCCGTTCCGGCGATGATCGCGTTCATTGACGATCACCGCGATGCCTATGGGGTCGAGCCGATCTGCCGCGTCCTGCCGATCGCCCCATCCACCTATCATGAGCGCGTCGCGCAGCGACAGGATCCGACACGCCTGTCGGCGCGGGCGCAGCGGGATGTGGCTCTCAAGCCGGAGATCGCGCGCGTGTTCGCCGAGAACTTCGCGGTCTACGGCGTGCGCAAGGTCTGGCGGCAGATGATGCGGGAGGGCTTTCCAGTCGCCCGCTGTACGGTCGCTCGGCTTATGCGCGAGATGGGCCTGGCAGGGGTGATCCGGGGCAAGCCCGTGCGCACCACGATCAGCGACAAGGCTGCACCGTGCCCGCT
The sequence above is drawn from the Rhizorhabdus dicambivorans genome and encodes:
- a CDS encoding IS3 family transposase (programmed frameshift) gives rise to the protein MSKTTNRFAPEVRERAIRMVLDHERDYPSRWAAVVSIAEKIGCSPPTLHEWVKKAEVDSGKRAGVPTEVADRVKALEREVRELRQANEILRKASAYFCSGGARPPVPAMIAFIDDHRDAYGVEPICRVLPIAPSTYHERVAQRQDPTRLSARAQRDVALKPEIARVFAENFAVYGVRKVWRQMMREGFPVARCTVARLMREMGLAGVIRGKPVRTTISDKAAPCPLDHVNRRFYAPAPNMLWVLDFTYVATWAGFVYVAFVIDTYARRIVGWRASRTAHASFVLDALEQALHDRRPIHRGGLIHHSDRGSQYVSIKYTERLAEAGIEPSVGSVGDSYDNALAETINGLYKAEVIHRRGPWRSFEAVEYATLEWVDWFNHRRLLEPIGNIPPAEAEDQYYAAADNIDMAA